Proteins from a genomic interval of Trifolium pratense cultivar HEN17-A07 linkage group LG6, ARS_RC_1.1, whole genome shotgun sequence:
- the LOC123889226 gene encoding spermatogenesis-associated protein 20 isoform X3 yields MEVESFEDEGIAKLLNDWFVSIKVDREERPDVDKVYMTYVQALYGGGGWPLTVFLSPDLKPLMGGTYFPPDDKYGRPGFKTILRKVKEAWESKRDMLVKSGTFAIEQLSEALSSSSDSGKLPHGVSDEALRLCSEQLSENYDSEFGGFGSAPKFPRPVEINLMLYNSKKLEDTGKLDGANESQKMVYFTLQCMAKGGVHDHVGGGFHRYSVDECWHVPHFEKMLYDQGQLANVYLDAFSITKDTFYSSISRDILDYLRRDMIGPEGEIFSAEDADSAENEGDTRKKEGAFYIWTNKEVEDLLGEHAALFAEHYYIKQMGNCDLSEMSDPHNEFKGQNVLIERKDPSEMASKYGMSIETYQEILGECRRKLFEVRLRRPKPHLDDKVIVSWNGLAISSFARASKILKGEAEGIKFNFPVVGTEPEEYLRIAGKAASFIRNQLYNAETHRLKHSFRNSPSKAPGFLDDYAFMISGLLDLYEFGGEIHWLLWAIELQETQDSLFLDREGGGYFNNTGEDSSVLLRVKEDHDGAEPSGNSVSAINLIRLASMGSGSKADYYKRNAEHLLAVFEKRLKDTAMAVPLMCCAADMLRVPSRKQVVVVGERTSEEFESMLATAHAIYDPNRTVIHIDPNNKEEIEFWEVNNSNIALMAKNNNAASKVVALVCQNFTCSAPVTDHSSLEALLSQKVCAS; encoded by the exons TGTTAGCATTAAG GTGGATCGAGAGGAACGACCCGATGTTGATAAG gTATACATGACATATGTGCAGGCTTTGTATGGTGGAGGTGGTTGGCCCCTGACTGTGTTTCTTTCACCTGACTTGAAACCTTTAATGGGTGGAACTTACTTTCCCCCTGATGATAAATATGGCCGACCTGGATTTAAGACTATACTCAG AAAGGTAAAAGAGGCTTGGGAAAGTAAAAGGGATATGCTAGTTAAGAGTGGAACATTTGCAATTGAACAGCTTTCTGAGGCATTGTCTAGTAGTTCAGATTCTGGTAAATTACCTCATGGTGTTTCTGACGAAGCATTACGTCTATGCTCAGAGCAG CTCTCTGAGAACTATGATTCAGAATTCGGTGGCTTTGGATCTGCACCAAAATTTCCAAGACCGGTAGAGATCAACTTGATGCTTTACAACTCTAAAAAGTTGGAGGATACCGGAAAGTTAGATGGAGCTAACGAAAGTCAGAAAATGGTTTACTTTACCTTGCAATGCATGGCAAAAGGAGGCGTCCACGATCATGTTGGAGGAGGGTTTCACAGATATAGCGTGGATGAATGCTGGCATG TTCCACATTTTGAGAAGATGCTTTATGATCAAGGGCAGCTTGCTAATGTTTATTTAGATGCTTTTTCTATCACAAAAGATACCTTCTATTCATCTATATCACGGGATATCCTCGACTATTTGAGGAGAGATATGATTGGTCCAGAAGGTGAAATTTTTTCAGCAGAGGATGCTGACAGTGCCGAGAATGAAGGGGATACACGAAAAAAGGAAGGAGCCTTTTACATATGGACCAACAAAGAG GTTGAAGACTTACTTGGAGAGCACGCTGCTCTTTTTGCGGAGCACTATTACATAAAACAGATGGGTAACTGTGACCTATCTGAAATGAGTGATCCTCACAATGAATTCAAAGGACAGAATGTCCTGATTGAGAGAAAGGATCCTTCAGAAATGGCATCAAAATATGGCATGTCAATTGAGACATATCAAGAAATTCTTGGAGAATGCAGGCGTAAGTTGTTTGAAGTAAGGTTGAGGCGCCCAAAGCCACATTTGGATGATAAG GTTATTGTATCTTGGAATGGGTTGGCAATCTCATCTTTTGCTAGGGCTTCCAAGATTCTAAAGGGTGAAGCTGAAGGGATCAAGTTCAACTTTCCTGTTGTTGGTACTGAA CCAGAGGAGTACTTGAGAATAGCAGGTAAAGCAGCATCCTTTATTAGGAATCAACTTTACAATGCAGAGACGCACAGGCTAAAACATAGTTTCAGAAATTCTCCATCTAAAGCTCCTGGTTTCTTGGATGATTATGCCTTTATGATTTCTGGATTACTGGATCTATATGAATTTGGGGGTGAAATCCACTGGCTTTTATGGGCCATTGAATTGCAGGAAACCCAG GATTCTTTGTTTCTTGATAGGGAGGGGGGTGGATATTTCAATAATACAGGAGAAGATTCTTCGGTTCTTCTCCGAGTGAAGGAAGACCATGACGGGGCAGAGCCCTCAGGGAACTCGGTCTCCGCAATAAATCTTATAAGGTTGGCTTCCATGGGTTCTGGAAGTAAGGCTGATTATTATAAGCGAAATGCAGAACATCTATTG GCAGTTTTTGAGAAAAGATTGAAAGATACAGCTATGGCAGTGCCTTTAATGTGTTGTGCAGCAGACATGCTGCGCGTACCTTCCCGGAAGCAAGTGGTAGTTGTGGGTGAAAGGACTTCCGAGGAATTTGAAAGCATGCTTGCTACAGCTCACGCAATATATGATCCCAACAGAACA GTTATTCATATAGATCCCAACAACAAAGAAGAGATTGAATTTTGGGAAGTAAATAACAGTAATATTGCTCTAATGGCAAAGAATAACAATGCAGCCAGCAAGGTTGTAGCTCTTGTATGTCAAAACTTCACTTGTAGCGCCCCGGTCACTGATCATTCATCACTTGAAGCTTTGCTCTCCCAAAAAGTGTGTGCCAGTTAA